A stretch of Mya arenaria isolate MELC-2E11 chromosome 14, ASM2691426v1 DNA encodes these proteins:
- the LOC128216138 gene encoding uncharacterized protein LOC128216138, whose amino-acid sequence MACSFESSIQRGCDLIHDFSCSPCEDNGFNTEAHHHCTQCKTYYCKNCISKHNGLYQKHAVLGRKDVKKWETALGVMDVLERCGMHPGEALKLVCGDHDHLCCTVCVAIDHRQCSKIHHIPDVAKGIQRNIEFQQIPMKIAELQNQFELMKEARLKNTTSLKKTRAAISDEIKTIRKKINEIVDNIEKTTLQDLDGMIAELEINLKKDIETCDKMTIELQNMIAAFQTKAKSSDSKSYITYRKSQDMISQSNHLLRDISAIECYNVTFQANNLIEELLSAVKTFGAIEEQTVLTKQGRDPLSDPNHIFSVAEYKEYTVKMSDDEDQCDIIGICEMPSGEFVIADWANRIVKLLDNEYRVLDHCDVPEYPWDVCHIDGNEVAVCINSKLLFINATKGKLVTTKKLSFSRECIAAAHHGGQLYISSGTTLYVYTMSGKKVKRLYKDKSGERMVEKCAISNDGKTIYLTNYDEHQLITLDNNGNKLSSLTDPDIKLPTGVHVTPAGHVFVCCSNTVLQVDKDGKKKLATLARKEHMEVPLALFFSSSTSSLIVGGWEDTLLVIKLINV is encoded by the exons ATGGCTTGTAGTTTCGAATCATCCATTCAGAGGGGATGTGACTTAATACACGACTTTTCCTGCTCTCCGTGTGAAGACAACGGATTTAACACAGAAGCCCACCATCATTGTAcacaatgtaaaacatattactGCAAGAACtgcatttcaaaacataacGGATTATATCAGAAGCACGCGGTACTCGGCCGAAAGGACGTGAAGAAATGGGAGACAGCCCTAGGGGTGATGGACGTCCTAGAGAGATGCGGGATGCACCCCGGGGAGGCGCTGAAGCTGGTATGTGGTGACCATGACCATCTGTGCTGTACTGTATGCGTTGCCATTGACCACAG ACAATGCTCCAAAATCCATCACATTCCAGATGTAGCAAAAGGTATTCAGAGAaatattgagtttcaacaaattcCAATGAAGATCGCTGAACTTCAAAACCAATTCGAGCTGATGAAAGAAGCACGATTAAAGAATACGACATCTCTGAAAAAGACGCGGGCAGCCATTTCTGATGAAATTAAAACCATACGTAAAAAGATCAACGAGATCGTTGACAATATTGAGAAGACAACTTTACAGGACTTGGACGGAATGATAGCTGAACTTGAAATAAACCTAAAGAAAGATATCGAAACTTGTGATAAAATGACTATCGAACTGCAAAACATGATTGCCGCTTTTCAAACCAAAGCAAAATCAAGCGattcaaaatcatatattaCGTACAGAAAGAGCCAGGATATGATTTCACAATCAAACCATCTTCTTCGTGACATATCAGCCATTGAGTGTTACAATGTAACATTTCAAGCCAATAACCTTATAGAAGAACTTTTATCTGCAGTAAAGACGTTTGGAGCGATTGAAGAACAAACTGTATTGACCAAACAGGGAAGAGATCCCCTTTCCGATCCAAACCACATCTTCAGTGTTGCAGAGTACAAGGAGTACACCGTGAAGATGAGTGATGACGAAGATCAATGTGATATCATAGGCATATGTGAAATGCCTAGTGGAGAGTTTGTCATAGCAGACTGGGCTAATCGTATAGTGAAGCTCCTGGACAATGAGTACAGGGTGCTCGACCACTGTGATGTCCCGGAGTACCCATGGGACGTGTGCCACATTGATGGAAATGAAGTGGCCGTTTGTATTAACAGTAAACTTCTTTTCATTAATGCTACGAAAGGCAAACTCGTTACTACGAAGAAGTTAAGTTTCAGCCGTGAATGCATTGCCGCAGCTCATCATGGTGGCCAGCTTTACATCTCCTCCGGTACCACCCTGTACGTCTACACGATGTCGGGAAAGAAGGTAAAAAGGCTCTACAAAGACAAGTCTGGGGAAAGGATGGTGGAGAAATGTGCCATCAGTAACGACGGGAAGACAATTTACTTAACAAACTACGATGAACATCAACTGATCACCCTGGACAACAACGGCAACAAGCTTTCCTCTCTCACTGACCCTGACATAAAATTACCTACCGGAGTACACGTGACACCAGCTGGACACGTATTCGTCTGCTGCTCCAATACAGTGCTGCAGGTTGACAAAGACGGGAAGAAGAAATTGGCCACCCTGGCAAGGAAAGAACACATGGAAGTACCGCTAGCTTTATTTTTCAGCAGCAGCACTTCTTCTCTGATTGTTGGTGGATGGGAAGACACACTTCTTGTTATCAAGTTAATCAATGTTTGA